A window of Chloracidobacterium sp. N contains these coding sequences:
- a CDS encoding SIS domain-containing protein yields MAHIERGREVLRVEAEAVARLVHRLDEHFARAVDIILAGRGHVVTLGMGKSGFVARKTSATLASLGTPSFFLHPAEAAHGDIGRVTAEDVILVFSHSGETEEIVRLLPSFRDLALPLMAILGRTDSTIGRAAQVVLETAVDAEACPLNLAPTASTTAAMALGDALAVAVGTARGFAVEDFARRHPGGKLGRELLRVADVMHVGAEVPTVQPTTLMPDIIHEISRKGFGITTVVDSERRLLGVISDGDLRRLMEHQPEAFLRLTAAAALEGRQARHPHPRTARATDRAMAALRAMEAYRITSLVVVDAGQHVEGLVHLHDLWGVLSSAGAEPRV; encoded by the coding sequence ATGGCGCACATTGAACGCGGCCGTGAAGTGCTGCGGGTGGAAGCCGAAGCCGTGGCGCGTCTCGTGCACCGGCTCGATGAGCATTTTGCGCGGGCGGTGGACATCATTCTCGCCGGACGCGGGCATGTGGTCACCCTGGGCATGGGCAAAAGCGGTTTCGTGGCGCGCAAGACTTCGGCAACGCTGGCCAGTCTGGGGACACCTTCGTTCTTTCTGCATCCGGCCGAAGCCGCTCATGGCGACATCGGGCGCGTAACCGCCGAAGATGTCATCCTGGTGTTTTCACACAGCGGGGAAACCGAAGAAATCGTCCGGCTGCTGCCCAGCTTTCGGGACCTGGCGCTGCCGCTGATGGCCATTCTGGGACGGACGGACTCGACCATCGGGCGGGCGGCGCAGGTGGTACTGGAAACGGCCGTGGATGCCGAAGCCTGCCCGCTCAATCTGGCCCCGACGGCCTCGACGACAGCCGCCATGGCGCTCGGTGATGCGCTGGCGGTCGCCGTCGGTACGGCCCGGGGCTTTGCCGTCGAAGACTTTGCCCGGCGACATCCGGGCGGCAAGCTGGGACGCGAACTGCTGCGTGTCGCCGATGTCATGCACGTGGGGGCGGAGGTTCCGACCGTCCAGCCGACCACGCTGATGCCGGACATCATCCACGAAATTTCACGCAAAGGCTTTGGCATCACCACCGTCGTGGACAGCGAACGGCGGCTGCTCGGCGTCATTTCCGACGGCGATCTGCGGCGGCTGATGGAGCATCAGCCGGAAGCCTTCCTGCGGCTTACGGCGGCGGCGGCGCTGGAAGGGCGGCAGGCACGGCATCCACATCCGCGCACGGCGCGGGCAACCGACCGCGCCATGGCGGCGCTGCGGGCTATGGAAGCGTACCGTATCACCTCGCTGGTCGTTGTGGATGCCGGGCAGCACGTCGAAGGGCTGGTCCATCTCCACGATCTGTGGGGTGTTTTGTCGTCGGCCGGAGCGGAACCGCGCGTTTGA
- a CDS encoding UDP-glucose/GDP-mannose dehydrogenase family protein gives MHIAIIGTGYVGLVTGACFAEFGVNVTCVDKDAAKIAMLEDGRVPIYEPGLDVLIEKNRRAGRIHFTTDLKAAVHRALVVFIAVGTPPNPDGSPDLSQVEAVAAQIAEALDGYKVIVTKSTVPTGTGQAIRRVMEECCPAGASFSVASNPEFLREGDAINDFMRPERIVIGCEDPQANAILRDLYAPLIQTGVPLVATTVETAELIKYASNAFLAVKISFINDLALLCDRLGCDVLDVARGMGLDSRIGSKFLSPGPGYGGSCFPKDTQALAHLARSQQHRLRIVEAGIAVNDDMHEAMLGKIKTLLGEPYTDKVAGMLGLTFKPETSDLRESPAVAIGAAIRRLGVTLRASDPVAIPEAATLLPDVTFCEDPYETAAGCDLLIIATEWNLYRRLDLERLREVMRTPAIADLRNVCDPMQARRAGFRYLGVGRR, from the coding sequence ATGCACATTGCCATCATCGGTACGGGTTACGTAGGTCTCGTCACGGGGGCCTGTTTTGCCGAGTTCGGCGTCAACGTCACCTGTGTGGACAAAGACGCCGCCAAGATTGCCATGCTCGAAGACGGGCGCGTGCCCATCTACGAGCCGGGGCTTGACGTGCTCATCGAAAAAAACCGCCGGGCCGGACGTATCCACTTCACAACCGACCTGAAGGCGGCCGTCCACCGGGCGCTCGTCGTGTTCATTGCCGTTGGCACACCGCCCAATCCAGACGGGAGTCCTGACCTGTCACAGGTGGAAGCCGTGGCCGCGCAGATTGCCGAAGCCCTTGACGGCTACAAGGTCATCGTCACCAAAAGCACCGTGCCGACCGGCACGGGGCAGGCGATTCGCCGGGTGATGGAGGAATGCTGCCCGGCCGGGGCGAGCTTCAGTGTCGCCTCCAACCCGGAATTCCTGCGTGAAGGCGATGCCATCAACGACTTCATGCGCCCGGAACGCATCGTCATTGGCTGCGAAGACCCGCAGGCCAACGCCATTCTCCGCGACCTCTACGCTCCGCTCATTCAAACCGGCGTGCCTTTGGTGGCGACGACCGTGGAAACGGCAGAACTCATCAAGTATGCGTCGAATGCGTTTCTGGCGGTGAAGATTTCCTTCATCAACGACTTGGCGCTGCTGTGCGACCGCCTTGGCTGCGATGTGCTCGATGTGGCCCGTGGCATGGGGCTGGACAGCCGGATTGGCAGCAAGTTTCTGTCGCCGGGGCCGGGCTACGGCGGCTCCTGCTTTCCCAAAGACACCCAAGCGCTGGCCCACCTGGCGCGCAGTCAACAGCATCGGCTGCGCATCGTCGAGGCCGGCATTGCCGTCAATGACGACATGCACGAGGCCATGCTGGGCAAAATCAAAACGCTGCTGGGCGAACCCTACACCGACAAGGTGGCCGGCATGCTGGGGCTGACCTTCAAGCCCGAAACCAGCGATCTGCGTGAATCACCTGCGGTGGCCATCGGGGCGGCCATCCGCCGGCTGGGCGTCACCCTGCGGGCCAGCGACCCGGTGGCGATTCCAGAAGCCGCGACGTTGCTGCCCGATGTGACGTTCTGTGAAGACCCCTACGAAACAGCCGCCGGCTGCGACCTGCTCATCATCGCCACGGAGTGGAATCTGTACCGCCGGCTCGACTTGGAGCGGCTGCGCGAGGTGATGCGCACACCGGCGATTGCCGACCTGCGGAACGTCTGTGACCCGATGCAGGCGCGGCGCGCCGGCTTCCGTTACCTGGGCGTCGGGCGACGCTGA